The Myxococcales bacterium region AGACGTGCAGCGTCACCTGCGCGAGGGCGAAAAACGCGAACGAAAGGGCCAAGCCCCGGAGGTCCGAGCCGGCGATGGCGCGCGACGTGATGATGCCGGTGGCAGCAAAGTGGGCGCCCGCCGCGAGGCCGGCAGCGCTATTGCCGCGCTCAATCTCCTTGGGCAACTTGGCCGCCAGCAAGAGCCCAAGGCCCAGCCGCCCGACGACCACCACGAGCACCGTGCCAAGCACCCCTAGCGCCAGCGACCACGCGAGATCGCGAGAGAAGGTCGCCCCTTCGGCCGCGTTCTTGACGGCCGACGAGGCCACGAGCAGCGCCGCGAAGACCTGACCCATGTAGAGGAGCCGGGAGGCGCCGTTGGCGCCCTCCCCCACGGATTTCGCTCCCGTGACGGCTGCCAAGACGCGAAGCGCGAGCACGTTGGCGAGCGTGACCACGAGCACGAGGCCGGCGGCGTAGAGCGGCGGCAGGTCCATGGGGAGCGACGCTACACCAGAACGAGGCTTTGGCGACCAGCGACAATCGCGTGGCAGGGAGCGAATGTGACGATGACGTTTCTCGCTCAACCCCGCCCGCTGCTCGGTCTAGGCTGGTTCTGGTGAGCCCCCCGTCTGTGTCCGCGTCCCCGGAGAGGACGGAGCTCCACGGCGTCTTGGGACGCGCCTACATCGACCTCGAGCCGTTCGTCGATCTCGCGCCGCTCGACGCGATCCACGAGGAGGTCTGCTTGGCGTTGGCCCAACTGCCCGTCGACTACACCGGCGGCAGCCATCGCTCGATGGGCATCATGCCGCAGGGCTACGAGAGCGAGGCCCTCGTCGACTACGGAGAGATCATCGAAGGTCTCTTGGCGGACGCCTTTGCGACCTTCCGCGAGCTGGCCGACGACCCCGCCGCCATCGACGCTTCGCGGGAGAGCCACCAAACCTTCGGGGAAGAGCGTGATGTCCTCCTGTCGCGAAGGCAAATGCTGTGGCTCAAGGTTCGCTTCGGCGTGTATTTTCCCTGGAAAGCCTACGTCGAGCTCATGCCCAACCGCTCCTGGAGCGATAAGAGCAGCGCGGCCGGAAAGGCCTTTACGGCTCGAGCGAAGGCCTTTCTCCCGAAAACCGTCGCCTATGTGCAGACCCTACCGTTCCGCGAAATCGGACGCTGCAACATCATGGGCCTCGAAGGAAGCGACCACGGCACAGTCCACCGGGACGGTGATCCCAGCGAAAAACCCGAGGTCGACCACTTCATCGTCCTCTGCCCCGCCAAGAACAAGCGGCTTTACCTCCTCGAGCCGGAGCTGAACCGTAAGACGTACATCGATCGGCGAGCCTACTGGTTCAACGACAGCGACTATCACGGCGTCGACGCCGATCCGTTCTTCCGGTACTCCATCCGAGTCGACGGCATCTTCGAACCGTCGTTTCTGGAGCGCATCGCCCGCCCATGACACTTCCCGCCCCCTTCGTCCGTGACGCCTTTGTCGCGAAACCCGGCATCGTAGGCGCCCTGTGGTGGCAGGCCAGCGTGCAAGCTCCCGTCGGAAGGCGCGTGGCGCTCGCCATGGCGCTAGGCGGCGCCGGCATCGTCGGCGCGGGCGCCATCTTTCTCTTGGCGAGCGGGCCTTCTCCATCGGAAGAGGTGAAGACCCTCACGAAGGGCTCCCTCGAGATGCAGCGCGAGTACGGCTGGAGCTTCGGCGCCGCTGACGAGACCACCGCCGCGAGCACAGGCCCGCTCCTGACGCCCGATCTTACGCTCCTCACGAACCTCCCGGAGCACCTGCGACCCTTGCAGCCGCGGCACCAGCCCTACTACGTGCCGACGCTCTTTCAGGCCCCGGCGGCGCTGCCGAAGAGTCTGCCCGTCGGCGATGCCGTCGCGCCCAAGCCGCTCACCGACGTCGTGCGCCCTATCGCATCGCCCTCGATGCGCACGTCCTATCAGCAAGGCAAGGCGCTGAGCTCGCTCTTCGATTCCGTCGGCGCCGAGACGGCGATCATCGTCGACCTGCCAGGCGTGGACGCGGTGGCCTTCGCTGCCGGCGCGGCGACGGCCTTTGAGCCCATCTTCCTCTTCGACAACTGGCCGCACCCGCGCGGCGTCGTGGCCTCCCATCAGACGCTCGCAGCCGCACTCACTTACGGCAAGACGTTGACGTCGGCTGCCGCCGGACGCCTCGCTCGGCCTTCGAAGCCGTCCGCCATGTTCGTACTCGATCGGCAGCGCCTCGCGACGTACACCGACGAGGCGACCCAGTTCGACAATCGCTACGTCGCCAAAGTCCCCGACGCGACCAAGCTGAAGGCCATGGGGTACAAGTCCGTCATCTACGTGGTCCCGAAGGACGGCGACGCGGAGCTCGACGACCTCAACGAGGATTTCGTCGCCTACCAACAGGCATCGATTCCCGTGCGCATTCTCGCGCTCACGACCTTCTTGCCGAACCCCGCCGTGCCGCCGCGCGATTTTGCCGCGAACCAGCCCTTCGACGACGGCATGACCTACGCGTACGGCGGCAGCGACGCGACGCATACCTGGTTCTGGACCGACTACGGCCTCGGTCGGTCGCCGCGACCTGGCTCCCGCGCCCCCACGTTCACGAACACCGGCAAGACCTTCACACCAACGCCGCGCCGCACGGCCTTCTCGAGCGGCACGACGGCGACGACATCCCCGGGCGCTCGCCCGCGCCCCAGCGGCTTCGGCCTGACGCCGGTCGTGGTGGGTGTCGCCACGGGCGTCATCCTCGGCAGCAGACTGAGTCGGAGCGGCTCTTGGAACCGCAGCGGCGGGTCGGCGTTCGGCTGATGGGTCGCTCCGTCTTCGCCCTTGAGTTGTGCTTTCGGAACCTCCCGGGCTCACCGCTGCGCGCGGCACTGCATCAGCTCGTCGTCTCGCATCCGGAGCGGGCCGGGCACCAAGATCGGCACAACCTGTACCGCCAGATCGCCGACACCTTGTGCCAGCACTTGAACCTCGCGGAACGCGGCTGCTGGGACTACTTCGATGACCACGAGAAGGCCAAAGCGGACTTCAAGATGTGGTGCGACGGAATGACGACCGAAGAGGGCGTGCGCGCGGGCCCCAGCGGCGCCCTCGATCCGTACCGACCCGAACCGCGCTACCTGACCTTCACCCTGGCCATCTTGCTCGTCAACGGTTCGCCAGCCGACCTGGCGATGCGCCGAGCTTGCGCGATTCCCGATCCCGAGCTTTGGCACAAGTCCTCGTTCCACCGCGTCCTCCAGGGGATGAAGTTCGTGAGCTTCGCGAGCGTCGAGTCGGACGTCATCTACCTGATCCCCGGCGACGACACCTGGTCGCTGACGCACGACGACCTG contains the following coding sequences:
- a CDS encoding DUF350 domain-containing protein; translated protein: MDLPPLYAAGLVLVVTLANVLALRVLAAVTGAKSVGEGANGASRLLYMGQVFAALLVASSAVKNAAEGATFSRDLAWSLALGVLGTVLVVVVGRLGLGLLLAAKLPKEIERGNSAAGLAAGAHFAATGIITSRAIAGSDLRGLALSFAFFALAQVTLHVFVTLFRIVTSYDDAEQIQGENMAAAISYGGVALAIAIIVARALEGNFTGWTSSLRGYAGVLVTLVALYPVRQVFVQMVLLGGGFSLHGGFIDRAVAGERSEGIAAIEAVSYLATAFAVARLA